CAAAAATCTTGCTTAGTCCAAAAGGTACAAGCCCAATCATATATGCGCTAAACACACCTGCGACAACAAGCGTATTTTGCGCGCTAAAATTCCCCCATTCAAATAAAAGGCTAATAATTTCCTCACTTAGCATAACACCGCCAAGCACGCACATACAAAGGATAAGCAGCAAAAACCAAAATGATTTTTTAAGCGCATTTAGGGCTTGGGCGGGCTGCTTATTCTTAATAGCCTTTGCTACAAGCGGAAAAAGTGCAGTAGAAATGGCTATGGCAAAAATGGCTAGCGGGAATTGGAAGATTCTATTTGCATAATACAGCGCGCTAATGCTTCCCTCAATCAAAAAAGAGGCTAAAAGCGTATCCGTAAAAGTAGCTAGCTGCGCTGTGGAGCTACCGAGCATAGCGGGGAAAAATTGCTTAAAAAAAGATTTTACATCATCTTTAATTTGTGCAATTTTGCGCCTTAATTTTATGTCTGGCTCTTTGGTGCAAAGCCACTGCCATAGCTCAATTGCACCCACACACAAAAGCTTGAAAAGCCCTAAATGATACAGCGGATAAAAATGCAGTAAAATCTGTGCTATGCCCCCACAAATCACACCATAGCTTAGCATATACACTACCTGCATAGAATCTGCATCATGGGCTAATAAAAGCGCGCTAATCATGGCTATATTGAGCAAAGCAGTGTTGTAGGCATTCACCCAAAAGCAATTTTTATACTGCAAAAGCGAGGAGAGAAAAGTGACAATAAACACCAGCTCTAAATACCAAAAATTAATCACCACAATGGGCTTTGCTAACTCTATTGTCTTATCATCAAAGCCATAGGCTAAAAGTTTAGTAAAAAACCCACTAAAGCACACAACCAGCAAAGATAGCACAAAAATAAATGTAGCAAAAATCATAAATGTGATAAGCGCAAACATACCCTTCCTGCGGCTATGAATAAAATTTGGCAAAAAGCTTTGCGTAAAAGCGCCCTCTCCAAAAACACGGCGAAAGAGATTTGGCAGCTTAAAAGCGGCAAAGAAAATGTCACTATACACTCCAGCGCCTAAAATCTTTGCTGTGCATAAATCACGCACCAAACCAGCGATACGAGAGAGTAAAATGCCGCTACTATTTGTTAAAAATGCTTTTTTAATCAAACTTTTTGCCTTTTTAAAGATTGAAAGTGTAAAATTATAGCCTGAATAGACAAACTTGATTGCGGGGGTTTATATGCAGTTTTTCGAGCCTATATCCGTTAAAGGCTGCACTGATGTAAATACTGAAATAAGAAAAATAGCTGATATTTATGCGCTCACTGAGGATATGATAAGCTTTGATATATTGCAGGTAAGCACCCTGTATCGCGGTGAGAAAAAGAAAGATTTTAGCCTTTTACCAGATGAGGAGTGCATAAAGATTCTAGGCGATGATGCGGAATACAATAAAAATGATTTTGAATTAAAGCAAGCCTATGACATTATGCTGCGCGGGCTAAAAGATGATGATTTAGCGCCATTTCTTGCCCTGAAAATGGACAAAGAATGCTATGAGCTAAGTTTGGAACTCAAAAAAGGCTTGGAAGTGCGCAATGATGAGGCATTTTTTAATGAACTTTATGCGCAAATCACGCGCCTAAAAGCGTGCCAAAATATTATCATACGCCTCTTTGGCGAGGATACAAAGCAAGAAATTGAGGCGCTAAAAGAGCTTTTTGCCCACCTTAATATACAAGGCAAGATAGAATCTAGCCAACATATCGTTATTGCCAAAGCAAGCGGATTTATCCCTGAAATGCAAGCAAAGTTTAAATTTATCTTACAAGAGGATTGGAATGGCTCTCACGCACTCAAAGTAGATTTTGCCTCTTATGCGGCAAAAAGCGGGGATTTAGTGGGCTTAGAACTAAAGGCTCAAGCGGGCAAAAGCGGGCGCAACCTAAAAGGCGAATACATTCATGTCAAAAAGCAAGAAAGTGCACCAGAAGAAATAAAAATACGCTTTAAAGATAGTGAATTTAGAAAAGAGGATAAAGCAGATAGTGTGGAGTATTACGCGCTGCAAGATGGCTATGTGGCGATGAGTGAGAGCGAGCTGCGCACTATTGTGGATTTTAATTTCCCTGAAGTGAGCTTGCGCAAAAATGGCTCACTGCTTGGCGGGGATAAAAAAGGCTTTATCGTGGAAGTAACTTGCGCTGACCCAAATCAAGATGCCATAGGAGCGAGCGTTACGCTTGAGGCAGCAGAAGTTAAAATCTATGGCAGTGTGGCTGAAAACGCGCAAGTAATTGCCAATAAGGCTGAAATCAATGGGCAAACACACCAAAGTGCGAGTGTAAGGGCAAATGAGATAAATATCGATATACATAAAGGCACAGCTATTGGCAGTAAAATTCGCATTAATCGCTTAGAGCTTGGCGATGTCGATGGAGAGGAAGTGTTTGTAGAGCAGGCAAATGGAGGGAGCATTAAAGCAAGGCAGATTAATATTAATGCCCTACATTCTCATACTAAAATCGCGCTCTCCGAGCTGTTGCACATTAAAAGTATGAGCGGGGGTGAAAATCGCTTTCTTATCTCATCGCGCGCTTCTTTGAAGGCTCAAGAGGAAGTGCAGCTAGTCAATGCACAGGTTGAACAGAATCTACAAAAAATGAATAAACTCCTCTCCGCGCTCAATAAAGATTTAGCACGTGTGCGTAAAACAAAGCCCGTTGTGGAAAAAATTAAAATCATTATGGAGGAAAATAAGAAAAATAATAAGCCAAATGAGCGCAATATCACTGATAGCGTGGCGCAATATGTCATTTTACTGCGGCGCACAAAATATCTTAAAGAAGCTCTAGTAGCCTTGCAGGAGCAGACAAAAGGCTTAAGCAATCACCTTGAAGTGCTAGATAGACAAACTCAAGATGCCAAAATCACTGCAGATACAGCGTGGCAGCAGGATAATGAAGTAATTTATGAGCGATTTTTCCCAGAGGGCAGGGATATTATGCTACTTAGCGATGGCGAGGAGGTAGATATCGCCATTGATAAAGAGGAGCTAAAACTCATAAAGCAGGAGCGTGAGTGACAAAATCTCAAATGATAGAATCTAGCCACAAAATCTGCAGAATCTGTGAGCAAAATCATTTAAGCCAAGCATTAAAGGAGAGTGTATGATAGTTGGGCTAAAAGGCAGGGTGCAAAAATTAGAGCCAATGTATATTGAACTGGATGTAAATGGCGTAGTCTATGGCGTGCAAATGTCGCTCAATGCCACTTCACATCTTAAAGCCCAAATCAATGGGGATACTCAAAGGCATATCTCTATCATTTGCGCGCAGATAGTGCGCGAAGATGCGCATTTGCTCTTTGGATTCTGTGAGGAGATAGAAAAGCAGACATTTGAGCGGCTCATTAAAATTAGCGGTGTGGGACCAAAGGTAGCTCTAGCCATTCTCTCCACATACACGCCAAGTCACTTTGCTAAAATCATTGCCGATAAAGATATTGATGCGCTTAAAAAAGTACCGGGCATTGGCGCCAAGGGGGCGGGGAAAATTATGGTTGATGTCGCGGGCTTTTTTGCTAAGCTCATTCAAACGCAAGAGGGTAATTTATCTGCGCAAAACACCCTTAAAGATGAAGCGGCGCTCGCCCTGCAATCATTAGGCTTTAAGGGTAGCGAAATTCAAAGGGTGCTTGAGGGCATTGAGGCATCAAATGTTTCAGATATGGTCAAGCAAGCCTTAAAAAAGCTCGCATAGAATCTAGCTTAGAATCTCACTTCAAGGAGGGCAAATGCTGCAGACATTTCGTTCAAAAGTACTTTTTACACTATCCATATTTATCGTCATAGGCTTTAGCATACT
This genomic stretch from Helicobacter jaachi harbors:
- the murJ gene encoding murein biosynthesis integral membrane protein MurJ, translating into MIKKAFLTNSSGILLSRIAGLVRDLCTAKILGAGVYSDIFFAAFKLPNLFRRVFGEGAFTQSFLPNFIHSRRKGMFALITFMIFATFIFVLSLLVVCFSGFFTKLLAYGFDDKTIELAKPIVVINFWYLELVFIVTFLSSLLQYKNCFWVNAYNTALLNIAMISALLLAHDADSMQVVYMLSYGVICGGIAQILLHFYPLYHLGLFKLLCVGAIELWQWLCTKEPDIKLRRKIAQIKDDVKSFFKQFFPAMLGSSTAQLATFTDTLLASFLIEGSISALYYANRIFQFPLAIFAIAISTALFPLVAKAIKNKQPAQALNALKKSFWFLLLILCMCVLGGVMLSEEIISLLFEWGNFSAQNTLVVAGVFSAYMIGLVPFGLSKIFALWLYSHQMQGRAAKISAISLLCGIGFSLILMHPFGAMGLALSGSLSGFVLFILTIKSFGFKQFLDIINNKKAWLALILILSVEILLLWYLKPYIKAFVNAFHLFVRSIV
- the ruvA gene encoding Holliday junction branch migration protein RuvA, with translation MIVGLKGRVQKLEPMYIELDVNGVVYGVQMSLNATSHLKAQINGDTQRHISIICAQIVREDAHLLFGFCEEIEKQTFERLIKISGVGPKVALAILSTYTPSHFAKIIADKDIDALKKVPGIGAKGAGKIMVDVAGFFAKLIQTQEGNLSAQNTLKDEAALALQSLGFKGSEIQRVLEGIEASNVSDMVKQALKKLA